From a region of the Alnus glutinosa chromosome 1, dhAlnGlut1.1, whole genome shotgun sequence genome:
- the LOC133858610 gene encoding mogroside IE synthase-like, translating to MEREIHILVIPYPAQGHINPMLQFSKRLASKGPRVTVITTTSMSTSMAAMQESSAVNFETISDGDGSNEVGVNLASIVEELERFKLVVTKSLAELIERQKSSQHPPKLVIYDSVMPWALNVVRQLGVDGAPFFTQSCAVNAIYHHAHQGSIQMPLQTPSSVLSLPSMPSLGINDVPSFFIDTASYPALLKGLVNQFSNFQEPNWIFFNTFDNLEPEVVNWIASRWPVKTVGPTIPSMFLDKRLEDDKEYGLNLFKPNVDACMKWLDTKEIGSVVYASFGSLAALGEEQMAEVAWGLKNSNCYFLWVVRESEEKKLPGNFLEATAKKGLVVTWSPQLQVLAHKAIGCFMTHCGWNSTLEALSLGVPMVAMPQWTDQPTNAKFIVDVWKVGIRIKVDEKGIVTKEEIEMCIREVIEGESGKEMKRNSMRLKELAIEAVDEGGSSDKNIEEFLAKLALS from the exons atggagagGGAAATTCATATCCTTGTAATTCCTTACCCCGCACAAGGACACATAAACCCAATGCTCCAATTCTCCAAGCGCCTCGCCTCAAAGGGTCCCCGAGTGACAGTAATCACAACCACCTCCATGAGCACGTCCATGGCAGCCATGCAAGAGAGCTCTGCAGTGAACTTTGAGACCATCTCCGATGGCGATGGGTCTAACGAAGTAGGCGTAAATTTGGCAAGCATAGTTGAAGAGCTCGAGCGTTTCAAATTAGTTGTCACGAAAAGCTTAGCAGAGCTGATTGAGAGACAAAAGAGCTCCCAACACCCACCAAAACTTGTCATTTATGACTCAGTCATGCCATGGGCTCTAAACGTAGTCAGGCAACTTGGCGTAGATGGAGCTCCTTTTTTCACTCAGTCTTGTGCGGTTAATGCAATCTATCATCATGCGCATCAAGGAAGTATACAAATGCCCTTACAAACTCCTTCTTCAGTACTGTCCTTACCCTCCATGCCATCACTAGGGATTAATGATGTGCCCTCGTTTTTCATTGATACGGCCTCCTATCCTGCTCTGCTAAAAGGCTTAGTCAATCAATTCTCAAATTTCCAGGAACCGAATTGGATCTTCTTCAACACTTTCGACAACTTGGAACCCGAGGTAG TGAATTGGATCGCAAGCCGATGGCCAGTAAAAACAGTTGGACCGACTATTCCATCAATGTTCTTAGACAAGCGGTTAGAGGATGATAAAGAGTATGGTCTCAACCTCTTCAAGCCTAATGTGGATGCTTGCATGAAGTGGCTAGACACGAAGGAAATTGGGTCAGTCGTTTATGCATCATTTGGAAGCTTGGCAGCCCTGGGAGAAGAGCAGATGGCGGAGGTAGCATGGGGCCTCAAGAATAGCAATTGCTACTTCCTGTGGGTAGTTAGAGAATCCGAAGAGAAAAAGCTTCCCGGTAATTTTCTAGAGGCAACAGCAAAGAAGGGTCTGGTTGTGACTTGGTCCCCTCAACTACAAGTTTTGGCTCACAAGGCTATTGGATGCTTCATGACTCACTGTGGGTGGAACTCGACGCTTGAGGCATTAAGCTTGGGAGTGCCTATGGTTGCGATGCCACAATGGACAGATCAACCAACTAATGCCAAGTTCATTGTGGATGTTTGGAAGGTAGGGATCAGGATTAAAGTGGATGAAAAAGGCATTGTGACCAAAGAAGAAATAGAGATGTGTATAAGGGAAGTAATAGAGGGGGAGAGTGGGAAAGAGATGAAAAGGAATTCAATGAGATTGAAGGAATTGGCTATAGAGGCTGTAGACGAAGGTGGAAGCTCAGATAAAAACATAGAGGAATTTTTAGCAAAACTTGCACTCTCCTAA